A stretch of Lathyrus oleraceus cultivar Zhongwan6 chromosome 6, CAAS_Psat_ZW6_1.0, whole genome shotgun sequence DNA encodes these proteins:
- the LOC127096755 gene encoding transcription factor bHLH94 codes for MCLPEKVIDRAEDMALEAVVFPQTQDPFGYGIKDFYNFNFNNFVAKEQEQEQRSFSFVENQTENNYPYYGDWNNNISTLNELQETTTDPSSNNTQNLDTSPSIDTVVRPKRRRARSRKNKEEIENQRMNHIAVERNRRKQMNEYLSVLRSLMPDSYIQRGDQASIIGGAINFVKELEHKFQFLGAKKEKEVKSDDDDDDDDDDAGGSNKKPFSEFFSFPQYSTSTSNSAAVFGEKVGEIQSRIADIEVTMVESHANLKIRSKKRPKQLLKMVSGFHNMRLTILHLNVTTTGEFVLFSLSVKVEDDCKLGSVDDIAAAVYQMVNRIQQEAMLN; via the exons ATGTGTTTACCTGAAAAGGTAATAGATAGAGCAGAAGACATGGCACTAGAAGCAGTGGTTTTTCCACAAACACAAGACCCTTTTGGTTATGGAATCAAagacttctacaacttcaactTCAACAACTTCGTTGCAAaagaacaagaacaagaacaaagATCTTTCAGTTTTGTAGAAAACCAGACAGAAAACAATTATCCTTATTATGGAGATTGGAATAACAACATCTCTACTTTGAATGAACTTCAAGAAACTACTACTGATCCAAGTAGTAACAACACTCAGAACTTGGATACTTCACCTTCCATTGACACGGTTGTTCGTCCGAAAAGGCGCAGAGCTAGAAGCAGAAAAAACAAAGAAGAAATTGAGAATCAAAGAATGAATCACATTGCTGTGGAGCGTAATAGAAGGAAGCAGATGAATGAGTATCTTTCTGTTCTTCGCTCTCTCATGCCGGATTCTTACATCCAAAGG GGTGATCAAGCTTCTATAATTGGAGGTGCTATCAACTTTGTAAAAGAGCTTGAACACAAGTTTCAATTTCTTGGTGCTAAGAAAGAAAAAGAGGTGAaatctgatgatgatgatgatgatgatgatgatgatgctggTGGATCAAACAAAAAGCCATTTTCTGAATTCTTTTCATTTCCACAGTATTCAACAAGCACTTCTAATTCTGCAGCAGTTTTTGGTGAAAAAGTTGGTGAGATTCAGTCTCGCATTGCTGACATAGAAGTAACAATGGTTGAAAGCCATGCAAATCTTAAAATAAGATCCAAAAAGAGACCAAAACAGCTCTTGAAAATGGTGTCTGGTTTTCATAACATGCGACTCACAATCTTGCATCTAAATGTTACCACTACTGGTGAATTTGTTCTCTTCTCTCTCAGTGTTAAG GTTGAAGATGATTGCAAGCTGGGATCAGTGGATGATATAGCAGCAGCTGTATACCAAATGGTGAATAGGATTCAACAAGAGGCAATGTTGAATTAA